Sequence from the Thermodesulfobacteriota bacterium genome:
AAAGCCTCTTGCGGAGAGAATGCGCCCAACAGTCTTTGAGGACTTTGTAGGCCAAGCTCACCTTCTTGGTCCAGACGGCGTAATAACTAAAATGCTGGGCACAAGTAACTTGCGCTCAATGATATTCTGGGGCCCTCCAGGAACTGGAAAAACTACTCTTGCTAGACTGCTAGCAACCAAAATAGACGCAGAGTTCGTACAAATAAATGCAATTTCATCAGGTGTAAAAGAACTAAGAGCGATTATCTCAGAAGCTGAAGACACACTTCGAATGGGCAAGAGGACTGTTTTGTTTATTGATGAGATCCACCGGTTTAATAAATCACAGCAGGCAGCTCTTCTAAAAAGCGTAGAAAACGGAACTTTAGTATTGATTGGCGCCACCACTGAAAATCCTTCTTTTGAAGTTATCTCGCCTCTGTTATCGAGGTGTAGAGTATATGTGCTTGAGGCTCTATCAGAGCAGGATTTGGGAAAAATTCTAGATAGTGCATTGAGCGGAGATGATTTAATTGGTGAAGCTGCAATAAGTCCTGAGGCAAAAGAGGAACTTGTTCGACAAAGCGGAGGGGACGCCCGCATAATGTTAAATGCCCTTGAGGTTGCTGTAGATATATCAGATCTTAGAGAATCAATTATTAGCCGCGATACAATTAGGGAAGCATATCAGACACATCACTATAGATATGACAGGGCAGGGGAAGAACACTACAATACAATCTCTGCATATATTAAAAGCGTAAGGGGAAGCGATCCAGATGCGGCTGTTTACTATCTTGCCCGAATGCTCGAAGCCGGAGAGGATCCTAAGTTTATTGCCCGAAGATTGATTGTTCTGGCCTCAGAAGATATAGGAAACGCTGAGCCATACTCTCTAACATTAGCTACATCCGCGTTTACCGCTGTAGATTATGTTGGGATGCCTGAGGCGGCAATAATTCTTGCTCAAGCTACGACTTATCTAGCAAGCTGTCCAAAGAGTAACGCCTCATATAAAGCGATTGGTGAGGCTACAAAAGAGCTACAGAGCCAGCCGAATCTGAAAATCCCATTTCATTTGCGAAACGCGCCGACTCAGCTTATGAAAGACATTGGTTACGGTAAGCACTACAAATATTCTCATGACTATGACGAGCATTTTATAGAGCAGGACTTTTTACCTGAGGAAATAAAAAACAGTATATTCTATGACCCTACAGAGATAGGCAGGGAGGCCGCACTTAAAAAATATCTGGATAAAAAATGGAAAAAGCGGCAAAAAAAAGATTAGACACTAGTTCTTTCTTTCAATCAACTCAACTTTATAGCTGTCAGGGTCTTCAATAAATGCAATCACTGTTTTGCCATGTTTCATCGGACCTGGGGGACGAATAACCTTGCCTCCTAACTCCTCAATTTTCTCACACGAAGCATAAATATCTTCAACACCAAATGCCATATGACCATAGCCGTTACCAAGATCATAACTGTCCGTGCCCCAGTTATGTGTGAGCTCTAGAAATGGCTCTGTATCTCCGCCGTATCCCAAAAACGCAAGCGTAAACTCTCCATCAGGATATTCAGTTTGCCTGTGGTGTGTGAGGCCGAGAACTTCAGTGTAAAATTTAATCGATTTATCTAAATCTCCAACCCTTATCATAGTGTGTAAGAACTTCATTTGCGCCTCCTGGTTAGCTTCTCTTTTACCAACTACTCACAAACTAGCACAGCACTTTTATGATGTCAAAGAATTTTCTTTTGATTCATGATCTAACTCTTCCCCTGACACAAATAACACGATTTCGATATATGAGTATTAAGATCCTTGATCTTGTCTGTGCATTTATATTATAATTAACGAATGAAATAACTAATGATCAAGGAGGATGAGGTATGAAGGTAATAATACAAAATCTAATTATATTAATAGCCTTAGTTTTATATTTTACTTCTTTTTCCCAGGCGGATGTTGAAGAAGGAAGAGTAGGGGACTACAGATTCCCAAATGGTGTTAATATAGACCCTAAAACGCCTTTAGAAATTATGGGCGGCAGCTGTATTGAGCAAAATGATCAGTGTCAGACAGGATTTCAAACAACCCATGATGTA
This genomic interval carries:
- a CDS encoding replication-associated recombination protein A, which translates into the protein KPLAERMRPTVFEDFVGQAHLLGPDGVITKMLGTSNLRSMIFWGPPGTGKTTLARLLATKIDAEFVQINAISSGVKELRAIISEAEDTLRMGKRTVLFIDEIHRFNKSQQAALLKSVENGTLVLIGATTENPSFEVISPLLSRCRVYVLEALSEQDLGKILDSALSGDDLIGEAAISPEAKEELVRQSGGDARIMLNALEVAVDISDLRESIISRDTIREAYQTHHYRYDRAGEEHYNTISAYIKSVRGSDPDAAVYYLARMLEAGEDPKFIARRLIVLASEDIGNAEPYSLTLATSAFTAVDYVGMPEAAIILAQATTYLASCPKSNASYKAIGEATKELQSQPNLKIPFHLRNAPTQLMKDIGYGKHYKYSHDYDEHFIEQDFLPEEIKNSIFYDPTEIGREAALKKYLDKKWKKRQKKD
- the gloA gene encoding lactoylglutathione lyase, whose translation is MKFLHTMIRVGDLDKSIKFYTEVLGLTHHRQTEYPDGEFTLAFLGYGGDTEPFLELTHNWGTDSYDLGNGYGHMAFGVEDIYASCEKIEELGGKVIRPPGPMKHGKTVIAFIEDPDSYKVELIERKN